From Halorussus lipolyticus:
AGTTGTCGATTCGCTGTCCAGTTCGAACGGGAACGTCACTGAAGTCGATACCCGCAGCGACGAGAAGGCGGCGTACGAAGTTCGCTGGTAGACAACTACTTTCGACCAGGTCGTCCTACCGCCATTTTTGTGAATATACGCTCGTTCTGTGAAGCGAATCAAATCCCAGTGAGCTAAATCCAGCCACTCATTTATACTCCGGTGGCCGAAAACACCGGATATGGTTCAGTTGCCTCCGTGGGTGCCCGCGCCGGAACAGGTCGCTATCCCGCTGGCGGTCCTGCTGTCGCTCGCGCTGGCGCGCCGACTCGACGGCCCGAGCGGTCGGTGGGGCCAGCGACTCCGGTCGCGGTTTCTCCTCGGAGTTCCGTGGGGCACGCTCGTCTCGGCGCTGGGCGTCCTCGCGGTCTACCTGTTCGTCCAGCAGGGGTGGAGCCACTGGCGCAGTCCCGTCACGCTCCCGTTCTCGTCGTGGTCGTACCTCTACCCGGTCGGGTGGCTGTTCGCGCCGTTCTCCCACTCCGGGCCGGGCCACCTGCTCGGCAACCTCACGACCACGCTCGCCGTTGCGCCCCTCGCGGAGTACTTCTTCAGCCACTACCCCACCAAGCGCGGCGAGAATCCATTTTTCTCCCGGACCTCGAACCCATGGATTCGCGCGTTCGTCCTCTTTCCGGCGGGCGTGGCGCTGGTCGGCCTCGCAACCAGCCTGTTCTCGTGGGGACCGATAATCGGGTTCTCGGGCGTCGTGTTCGCCTTCGTCGGGTTCGCGCTGGTCCGATACCCCCTGATGACCGTGGTCGCCGTCTCGGCGCAGGGCGCGATTCGGACCGCCTACCGCGCGCTCCGGAATCCGACGATTACGGGGTCGGCCTCGCCGAGTTTCGGCGACCCGTGGTGGTTCGGCATCGCGGTTCAGGGCCACGTGTTGGGTCTCCTGCTAGGCATCCTGCTCGGGGTCACGGTCCTCTACCGGCGGCGAGAGCGCGTCGGCGCGCTCCGTATCTGGACCGGGGCGGTCCTCCTCGGCATGTCGATGAGCCTCTGGGCGCTCTGGTGGTACCGCGGCGAGAGCACCTACGTCCTCTACCGAGGAGCAGGCGTGGTCTTCGTGGTCGGACTCGCGGCGCTGACGACCGTCGCGGCGACCGCCGACCGTCGGCCCATCTTCGGCGACGTCTCCCACCAGCAGGTCGGCCTGCTCGCGCTTCTGCTCCCCTTGGCGGTCATGGTCGGTGTCGCCGTCCCGGTCAACCTCACCGCGGTCGGTGACGCCGGGGTGCCGGGCGACGGTCCCGCAATCGAGGCCGACGGCTACAACGTCACCTACGCCGAGGGCGTCCAGAACCAGAAGGTCTCGGCCATCGACGTGTCGCTGTTCGGCGAGACGACGAACGTGACCACGAGCGGCGTCATCGTGGTCAACGACGACCGCGAAATCTGGGCCACGACCGTCTCGAAGGGCAGACTCGCGTTCACCGGGCGCGTCCGGGTCCGGGTCGGCGGCGTCGGGTGGTCGGAGGTCGTCACGGTCCAGCGCCGTGGCTGGTCGGCCGTCGGCGGCGGGACGGCCTATCAGGTCCGACTCCGAGGACCGGACGATGGGAACTGGACCACCACGTTCTCGTCGGACCCGGCAATCGCCGAGGCCCGACTCGCCAACCGCTCGGTCGCGGTGGTCCCCGAGAGCGACCGGTTCGCCCTTCACGTCCTGCGGAACAACTCGACGGTCGCCGACGCGCCGATTCCCGCCCGAGGAGAAGCCGTGACCCTCTCCGGCATCCGGTTCGAGCGCGAGGGCCGGAAGGTCTTCGCGGCCTTCGAGGGGACCCGCGTCCGGGTCGCGGTCCGCGAGACGTACAACTGAAACGAGCGTAACGGACAGATTTCGGCCGGTGGAACACGTGCGGTCCTCGGTGGACTGAAAGGGCGAGCGTGGCTTGCGGTCACGCGAGCGGAGCGAGTGTGACCTCGGAAGACGGGGTTTGTCTTCCGGTGTTCAACTTGGTCGTCTCAGCGTGGCCCTATTTCGCGCGCAGAACTGCGCGCGAAATATCCCGCTGAGCGACCGCAAGCCGCGCGAGGGCTTTCGAGAACAGTACGGTCCTGTTTGCTTCTGCTGTTCCACCAATAGTTCAGAAATTTTCACTCACACCAATCCACCGAGCGTAATCGCGGTCCCGACGAACACGAGGACCCCGCCGAAACCGAGCGCACCGAACTGAAGCGAGGCGATTCCCACGAGCGTCGTCTGGACGCCGCCGCCGATGAGTCGGAGCCGAGTTTCGAGGTATTCGTCCATACGGCCTGACACGAACGCCGGGACGAAAACCTTGTTACTCCCACCGGATTCGGAAGACCTCGGCGTCGATGGTCTCGCGCTCGCTGGTCTGGTGGTCGAAGCGCCGGGGCAGGTCGAGTTCCGCCCGGAAAGCGTGGGTGACCGCGCCCTCCTCGTCGTCCGCGAAGGCCTCCACGAAGTCTTGGCTCCCGGCGTTGTGAATCGAGTAGGAGACGCCCGCAATCTCGCTCGCGGTGGCGAGAAACGCCCGGTCGGCGTGTTCGTTGCCGGTCTGCGCGCCGAACGGCGGGTTCATCAGGACGGTGGTCTCCTCGCGGGCGAGGGAGGCGGCCGAGTCCGAGACGCAGAGCGGCGCGCGAGTCGCGTCGGCCAGCACCCAGTCGATTTCGGCCGAGGAGGCCGGCGCGTCCGAGCCAGCGATTCGGGCCTCGTTCTCGCGGGCCTGTTCGAGCGCCGAGGAGTCTCGGTCAAGGCCCACGACTCTCGCGGGACCGCGGAAGGCCGCGCCGAGCGCCAGCATCCCGGTTCCGGTGCCGAGGTCAAGGACGGTCCGGCCCGCGAGGTCACCCTGCACGTCGGCGAGGTGGACGAGGTGGGCCGCGAGGTCGGCGGGCGTCGGGTACTGCTCGAACTCGACGCGGGGGTCCCGGAACCCGGAGACGTGCGACAGTCGGCGCTCCAGCGCGGCCTTGTCCATGCTCGGAGGGAGGTCGGTGGGAAAGGTGAGAGTTTGGGTTTGGTGTGAGAGTGCGGGTTTGTCGTGGCCTGAATCCGAGCGCGAACAGTAGAACTGCGACCGTGAATGTTTTTGAGGCCCTACTTGCTCTCCGCCACTGCAAACTCAATCGGGACTGTAGCCGTGAACGTTTCTTGAAGCCCCCGCCCGGTCGCGGTCGCTCTGCGGGATATTTCCGCGCTCTCCGCACCGGAAGACAAACCGCGTCTTCCGAGCCATCGCCTCTCTCCGTTCGGCGAGACACAGCCCGCGCGGAAATAGTTGCCCGCAGAGACGACCACGGCGTCCGGCCGCCGGAAGACAAACCGCGTCTTCCGAAGTCACGTTCGCTCCGCTCACGTGACCGCGACCGGGCGGCCCCTTCATCCCGCCCTTCGATTGATTCGCCGAGCGCGTCCCGGCGGTTGGTCAGCGAGGCGTTCGCTGGCGGTTGGTCGGCCGAGTGTCGCGTCTCGGTGCGTGCGCCGAGCCGCTTGCTTTCGAGTGGTTTATTATTGCTTTAGAAATCAGAAATACTACTTTTAGAAATAATAATATATGCGAAGACCTGCGTCGTCAGTCGTCGAGCGTGATGGGACCGGCCACGTCGAGGGTGACGCCCTCTCTGCGGGCGCGCTCCGCGACGGCCGCCAGCGCGGGCCGGACCTTCGACTCGTCGCCCACGCTGTCGAACTCGACCGTGACGATACTCGCGCCGAGGAAAGCGGCGGCCTGCACGTACTCCCGAACCCGGTCGGCCTCGTCTTGGGTGGCGAACGAGCAGTCCTCGCCGAAGCAGGCGTCAACGACGATGCGAGCGGGCACGAGGTCGTCGGCATCGAGTTCGCGCTGGAGTTCCCGAAGGCTCTCGGGCGCGGTCGAGGGAATCGATTCGGCGTCGAGGCTGACGGGCGTGAGGTCCTCGACGCGACAGCGTTCGATTGCGGTTCGGACGTCGGCGGAGCGAGTGGCGCTCATCGTTACCAGTCAATACACATGCCTCATACAAAAAGGTTAGTAAATGCGTAGTAGTAATAGAGCGTGAGCGCACAGACGGTGACAGGATTCTAACCTGCCGAAACCGAAGTCTAGTTTAGAATCTCACGATTAAATTTAATATAGTTCAATCCGTCCGAAACGACCATGCGAACGAATGGCAACGAGGCTGACGAGGACGCCCAAAAACCCCGAGCGACGCGCCGAGCGGTCCTGCGCGGGACTGCCGTCGCGGCCGGTCTGGCCGGATTCGCCGGGTCTGCGTCCGCGTTCGAGGGCGACGACGGCGACATCACCGGTCCCGCGGACTTCCCGCGGGCGACCACCCGAGGACACTTCGACATCCACTGGTGGTACGGCGACCAGTTGACCGACGGCCACACCGCGTGGGACTACAGCACGACCGGCGACATCCCCGGTTACGGCACCAGTCCAGTCCCCGAGGAGGTCGTCATCTCGGTCCACGGGTGGCGAGTCGCGCCGGAGGACGCCCCCGACCACTTCGCCACGGTGAAGCAGTCGCTCCGGGACAACGGCTACGACCACCCCGTCATCGGATTCAGTTACGACTCCGACACCAGCACCGACAACTGGTGGCCGACCACCGACATCGCCGAGCGAAACGGCAAGAAACTCGCGAACTTCCTCACCTACTACGTCTCCAAGACCGGGGCGCAGGTCCGCCTCATCGGTCACTCGATGGGTGGCCGGGTCGTCGCCTCGACTATCAAGGAACTCAACGGACTGGACAAGCCCAACAACCTCGCGTCGGCGACGTTCCTCGGCGCGGCGGTGGACAACGACGCCGTTTCGTGGGAGGGCGAGTACGGCGACGACATCGCCGCGGTCGGCGCGGATGTCCACAACTACTGGAAGTCCGACGACGACGTGCTGAACTGGGCCTACTCGACCGGCGAGTTCGACTCCGCGGTCGGCGAGGAGGGCGCGGAAGGTTCGACGCCCGCCAACTACACCGACCACAACGTGGACTACGTGCCCGACCACTTCTCGTACCATCAACCCGGCGAGGGCTGTATGTCGGAAGTCGTCTCGGACTTCTGAGACCGCAAAAAACAGCGCGTCAGGCGCTTACCACGTGCCGTGGAACGTGTCGAACGAGAGGTCTTCGAGGGGTTTGTTCCCCACGGCGATTTCGTACTCGCCGGGGGTCAGCATCGGCTTGTGGAACTGCGGGCCGTCGTCGGTCGTGATTCGCGGGCATCCGGTGTTGACGAAGGCGTCCATGTCGAAGTTCCGGAGGCGGTCGGGCGTCACCTCGTCCATCGTGATGAGGTAGGCGTCGTCGTTGTTCTCCAGAATCTCCTCGGCCTGCTCCCAGCGACCCTGCCCGATTTTGGTGCAGAAGATGACGCCCCACTTCTCGGCGTCCATCGCCTTGTGGACCGATGCGTAACGCTGTTTCAGGAACTTCTCGGTGTCGGCAATCGTGACGACGTTGTTCACGGGGTCGGCGATGACGACTTTCTTGTCGGGATGCTCCATGGCGAGGCCAAGGGGATGGAACTTCCCGCCGCCGACGTACAGCACTTGGTCGGCGTCGATGTCGGCGCTGGCGTAGTTGCATCCGAGGACCTGCCCCTCGTGGGTGAGTCGGTCGTCGCCCCGGCGAGTGTGAACGTCGTAGCCCTTCTCGCCCAGCCATTCTTTCATGTCCTCGAACTGGTTCATGTGCTGGGCGGTGGTGACGAGGCCAACGTCGTCCTCGG
This genomic window contains:
- the dph2 gene encoding diphthamide biosynthesis enzyme Dph2, which gives rise to MSQDSEYSEGDLRNTGMSLKHDREWDYELDRIVEAVEERDATKVGLQFPEGLKRRGPQVADDIRELVPDDVTVMISGQPCYGACDLDTFLMKRTDVFVHFGHSPMKNTDKVIYVPLFSNVDVFPIMEEALEELPEDDVGLVTTAQHMNQFEDMKEWLGEKGYDVHTRRGDDRLTHEGQVLGCNYASADIDADQVLYVGGGKFHPLGLAMEHPDKKVVIADPVNNVVTIADTEKFLKQRYASVHKAMDAEKWGVIFCTKIGQGRWEQAEEILENNDDAYLITMDEVTPDRLRNFDMDAFVNTGCPRITTDDGPQFHKPMLTPGEYEIAVGNKPLEDLSFDTFHGTW
- a CDS encoding rhomboid family intramembrane serine protease is translated as MVQLPPWVPAPEQVAIPLAVLLSLALARRLDGPSGRWGQRLRSRFLLGVPWGTLVSALGVLAVYLFVQQGWSHWRSPVTLPFSSWSYLYPVGWLFAPFSHSGPGHLLGNLTTTLAVAPLAEYFFSHYPTKRGENPFFSRTSNPWIRAFVLFPAGVALVGLATSLFSWGPIIGFSGVVFAFVGFALVRYPLMTVVAVSAQGAIRTAYRALRNPTITGSASPSFGDPWWFGIAVQGHVLGLLLGILLGVTVLYRRRERVGALRIWTGAVLLGMSMSLWALWWYRGESTYVLYRGAGVVFVVGLAALTTVAATADRRPIFGDVSHQQVGLLALLLPLAVMVGVAVPVNLTAVGDAGVPGDGPAIEADGYNVTYAEGVQNQKVSAIDVSLFGETTNVTTSGVIVVNDDREIWATTVSKGRLAFTGRVRVRVGGVGWSEVVTVQRRGWSAVGGGTAYQVRLRGPDDGNWTTTFSSDPAIAEARLANRSVAVVPESDRFALHVLRNNSTVADAPIPARGEAVTLSGIRFEREGRKVFAAFEGTRVRVAVRETYN
- a CDS encoding esterase/lipase family protein — protein: MRTNGNEADEDAQKPRATRRAVLRGTAVAAGLAGFAGSASAFEGDDGDITGPADFPRATTRGHFDIHWWYGDQLTDGHTAWDYSTTGDIPGYGTSPVPEEVVISVHGWRVAPEDAPDHFATVKQSLRDNGYDHPVIGFSYDSDTSTDNWWPTTDIAERNGKKLANFLTYYVSKTGAQVRLIGHSMGGRVVASTIKELNGLDKPNNLASATFLGAAVDNDAVSWEGEYGDDIAAVGADVHNYWKSDDDVLNWAYSTGEFDSAVGEEGAEGSTPANYTDHNVDYVPDHFSYHQPGEGCMSEVVSDF
- a CDS encoding METTL5 family protein translates to MDKAALERRLSHVSGFRDPRVEFEQYPTPADLAAHLVHLADVQGDLAGRTVLDLGTGTGMLALGAAFRGPARVVGLDRDSSALEQARENEARIAGSDAPASSAEIDWVLADATRAPLCVSDSAASLAREETTVLMNPPFGAQTGNEHADRAFLATASEIAGVSYSIHNAGSQDFVEAFADDEEGAVTHAFRAELDLPRRFDHQTSERETIDAEVFRIRWE